A genome region from Erigeron canadensis isolate Cc75 chromosome 3, C_canadensis_v1, whole genome shotgun sequence includes the following:
- the LOC122591970 gene encoding pelargonidin 3-O-(6-caffeoylglucoside) 5-O-(6-O-malonylglucoside) 4'''-malonyltransferase-like has translation MDIQKQSTKFIKPATQTPPTLHHHKLGLIDECAPPFNISVVFFYAADTNNPNFVSHLEKSLEKTLPRFYPLAGRYLEAADRVIECLDQGVEFIHAKVTNVKYEEIVGSEENLKLVDQLIPSPLGAVDQVTDPLLSIQVTTFESGGGVALGVSISHRVGDTATLFIFLNEWAAITRGESQTDFPPGSGFNTASFFPARGSSTPKLFPRTKSSDNLYRNKYVTKKLSFSESEISNLKDKVMVVGSEHQQYFSKVQLVSAFIWKALSDMDQRTNGEYPPRCSVLLWAINLRGKSTSLIPSDSCGNLSTAVSAKCETNDETVESLARLVRNSVKGFMDSYSKVRDDKEQVQKMVIKSRSDAAVIPPNSTVIRLTSWCKFPYYQLDFGFGKPIWVNRGRAIGKNVVYLMDDAGGNGVEAYVGVETKDVPYFEEALLNIKAY, from the coding sequence ATGGATATCCAGAAACAAtcaacaaagtttataaagCCCGCCACTCAAACTCCTCCAACACTCCATCACCACAAGTTAGGCCTCATTGATGAGTGTGCTCCTCCCTTCAATATCAGCGTTGTTTTCTTCTACGCTGCAGATACCAATAATCCAAACTTTGTTTCCCACCTCGAAAAATCTCTCGAGAAAACGTTGCCACGATTCTACCCTCTTGCTGGTAGATATCTTGAAGCTGCAGATCGTGTCATCGAGTGTCTTGACCAAGGTGTTGAGTTCATACATGCCAAAGTGACCAACGTTAAATATGAAGAGATTGTTGGCTCGGAAGAAAACTTAAAGCTGGTTGACCAGCTCATTCCGTCTCCACTTGGGGCTGTTGACCAAGTAACTGACCCGTTACTTTCGATTCAGGTGACCACATTTGAGTCTGGAGGAGGGGTGGCACTTGGTGTTAGTATTTCACATAGGGTTGGTGATACCGCTACCCTGTTCATATTCTTGAACGAATGGGCTGCTATAACTCGAGGAGAAAGTCAAACTGACTTCCCTCCTGGGTCGGGCTTCAACACAGCCTCATTCTTTCCCGCTCGTGGGTCAAGTACCCCTAAACTATTTCCAAGAACAAAAAGTAGTGataacttgtatagaaacaagtatGTAACTAAGAAACTTTCATTCAGTGAAAGTGAGATTTCCAATTTAAAAGACAAGGTGATGGTTGTTGGAAGCGAGCACCAGCAATATTTCTCAAAGGTCCAGTTGGTGTCGGCTTTTATATGGAAGGCCTTAAGTGACATGGACCAAAGAACAAATGGGGAATATCCTCCAAGATGTTCTGTTCTTCTTTGGGCAATCAACTTGAGGGGAAAATCCACATCTTTAATACCTAGTGATTCTTGTGGGAATCTTTCTACAGCAGTATCAGCAAAATGCGAAACTAACGATGAAACTGTCGAATCGTTGGCACGTCTTGTTAGAAATTCTGTCAAGGGTTTCATGGATAGTTACTCAAAGGTAAGAGATGATAAAGAGCAAGTTCAGAAAATGGTTATCAAGTCCCGTTCAGATGCTGCTGTTATTCCTCCTAATTCAACCGTGATCCGCTTAACCAGCTGGTGTAAGTTCCCTTACTACCAACTTGACTTTGGTTTTGGGAAGCCCATTTGGGTCAACCGTGGTCGGGCTATTGGAAAAAATGTAGTATATCTGATGGATGATGCCGGAGGTAATGGAGTTGAAGCTTATGTAGGTGTTGAAACTAAAGATGTTCCTTATTTCGAAGAAGCTCTACTCAACATCAAAGCTTATTAG